From a region of the Xanthomonas rydalmerensis genome:
- a CDS encoding DMT family transporter, translating to MSVPGAPTAVAPVATQASLGGVLLAAGGAIAFSGKAIIVKLGYRYGVDAVTLLALRMLVALPCFAAMALWAARRAPPLQPGDRWRIVALGVLGYYLASFLDFLGLAYITATLERLILYLTPTLVLLIGVLLWRRRPQRRQLWALALSYLGVLLAFGHDLRIGGARTAWGSLLVFGSALAYAAYLVGSGQLVARVGAVRLTAYASLVACALCIAQFLLLRPLHALALPAPVYALSLLNGTLCTAVPVLATMLAVQRIGSALASQIGMLGPVSTIVLSVLLLGEAMGPWQIAGTVLVLVGVLLVSRPVRAQPA from the coding sequence ATGAGCGTGCCCGGCGCGCCCACTGCCGTCGCCCCCGTCGCCACACAGGCCAGCCTGGGCGGCGTGTTGCTCGCCGCCGGCGGCGCGATCGCGTTTTCCGGCAAGGCCATCATCGTCAAGCTCGGCTACCGCTACGGCGTCGATGCGGTAACCCTGCTGGCCTTGCGCATGCTGGTGGCGCTGCCGTGCTTCGCGGCGATGGCGCTGTGGGCGGCGCGGCGTGCGCCACCGCTGCAGCCGGGTGATCGCTGGCGCATCGTCGCGCTGGGCGTGCTCGGCTATTACCTGGCCAGTTTCCTGGACTTCCTCGGCCTGGCCTACATCACCGCGACCCTGGAGCGGCTGATCCTGTACCTCACTCCGACCCTGGTGCTGCTGATCGGCGTGCTGCTGTGGCGGCGACGGCCGCAGCGGCGCCAGTTGTGGGCGCTGGCGCTGAGCTATCTGGGCGTGCTGCTGGCGTTCGGTCACGACCTGCGCATCGGCGGCGCGCGCACCGCCTGGGGCAGCCTACTGGTGTTCGGCAGCGCACTGGCCTATGCGGCGTATCTGGTCGGCAGTGGCCAACTGGTGGCGCGGGTCGGCGCGGTGCGACTGACCGCCTATGCCAGCCTGGTTGCCTGCGCGCTGTGCATCGCCCAGTTCCTGCTGCTGCGGCCGCTGCACGCGCTGGCCTTGCCGGCGCCGGTCTATGCGCTGTCGCTGCTCAACGGCACGCTGTGCACGGCGGTGCCGGTGCTGGCGACGATGCTGGCGGTGCAGCGCATCGGCTCTGCGCTGGCGTCGCAGATCGGCATGCTCGGCCCGGTCTCGACCATCGTGCTCAGCGTGTTGCTGCTGGGCGAGGCGATGGGGCCGTGGCAGATCGCCGGCACCGTGCTGGTGCTGGTCGGAGTGCTGCTGGTGTCGCGTCCCGTGCGGGCGCAGCCGGCATGA
- a CDS encoding rhomboid family intramembrane serine protease: MFPRLPPVTQALLIGNVVVFLLQMLLGTDTFSPFMLWPIGAFDAFSPGENFQLWQLLTYGFLHGSFSHLLFNMLALYMFGGPLEQTWGNKRFLTYYLVCVVGAGLCQLLVGWWMLSNGSEPYPTLGASGGIFGLLLAFGMLFPNQRVVLLFPPIPMKARTFVIVFGALELLLGFTGWQPGVAHFAHLGGMLFGWLMIRYWRGQPPFGKRKPPRPRIVR; the protein is encoded by the coding sequence ATGTTTCCCAGACTTCCGCCCGTCACCCAAGCGCTGCTGATCGGCAACGTCGTGGTGTTCCTGCTGCAGATGCTGCTCGGCACGGACACGTTCTCGCCCTTCATGCTGTGGCCGATCGGTGCCTTCGATGCGTTCTCGCCGGGGGAGAACTTCCAGCTCTGGCAGTTGCTGACCTACGGCTTCCTGCATGGCAGTTTCTCGCACCTGTTGTTCAACATGCTGGCGCTGTACATGTTCGGCGGGCCGCTGGAGCAGACCTGGGGCAACAAGCGCTTCCTGACCTACTACCTGGTCTGCGTGGTCGGTGCCGGCCTGTGTCAGTTGCTGGTCGGCTGGTGGATGCTCAGCAACGGCAGCGAGCCGTATCCGACGCTGGGCGCCTCCGGCGGCATCTTCGGCCTGCTGCTGGCCTTCGGCATGCTGTTCCCGAACCAGCGGGTGGTACTGCTGTTCCCGCCGATCCCGATGAAGGCGCGGACCTTCGTCATCGTGTTCGGTGCGCTGGAACTGCTGCTGGGCTTTACCGGCTGGCAGCCGGGCGTGGCGCATTTCGCGCATCTGGGCGGCATGCTGTTCGGCTGGCTGATGATCCGCTACTGGCGCGGCCAGCCGCCGTTCGGCAAGCGCAAGCCGCCGCGCCCGCGCATCGTGCGCTGA
- a CDS encoding M13 family metallopeptidase, with the protein MLLLTLAVSTALSGCGKHDDAAPAADAAKPETAAPAAAAAPAELKLDTSKLPAYNAFSVNDLDASKNACDDFNGYVNGKWLAANEIPKDRSSWGAFSILDERSVAVQHQLAEQAAAAANPQGVEKIVGDFWSSGMDEAKINAQGIEPLKADLAAIDGLKDGPAIAEYLRQSAAKGENGLFGFGAEADFKNSTMNMAYAMQGGLGLPDRSYYVDADKQDKLKAYQAHVAKVLELAGVPAADAAKQAQDVVALETRLAKVSKSSEQLSRDAELAYNPVTPADADKLTPNFPWTKFFESQGVAVPEKFSLAIPAFHQEVSKALGDTDPSVWRAYLRFHTVDSASPYLSDAFAQENFAFYGKELNGQAEMKPRWKRVLGSIENGAGEAMGQMYVKVAFSADDKAKMQQLVQNLSQALKARLEKLTWMSDETKAKALEKWKTFTPKIGYPDKWRDYASLSTQRDSYLDNVRAATAFNYKYNLGKIGKPVDKTEWGMTPQTVNAYYNPLQNEIVFPAAILQPPFFDPKADDAFNYGGIGAVIGHEMTHGYDDQGARFGPTGNFENWWTPADAKKFSALTGKLVQQFDGYEVDGKHVNGKLTLGENIADLGGITTAYDAMKKATEGKDDPKVGGMTRDQNFFINWATVWRTKYTPQNAMVRLTTDPHAPAQFRAIGAPSNLEAFATAFQCKPGTPMVRSGDKRVVIW; encoded by the coding sequence ATGCTGCTGTTGACCCTGGCCGTGAGCACCGCGCTGAGCGGCTGCGGCAAGCACGACGATGCCGCCCCCGCAGCCGATGCCGCCAAGCCCGAAACCGCCGCCCCGGCCGCCGCTGCGGCGCCGGCCGAGCTCAAGCTCGACACCAGCAAGCTGCCGGCCTACAACGCGTTCAGCGTCAACGACCTGGACGCCAGCAAGAACGCCTGCGACGACTTCAACGGCTACGTCAACGGCAAGTGGCTGGCCGCCAACGAAATTCCCAAGGACCGCAGCAGCTGGGGCGCATTCTCGATCCTGGACGAGCGCTCGGTGGCCGTGCAGCACCAGCTGGCCGAACAGGCCGCCGCCGCGGCCAACCCGCAGGGCGTGGAAAAGATCGTCGGCGACTTCTGGTCCTCGGGCATGGACGAAGCCAAGATCAACGCCCAGGGCATCGAGCCGCTGAAGGCCGACCTGGCCGCGATCGACGGCCTCAAGGATGGCCCGGCGATCGCCGAGTACCTGCGCCAGAGCGCGGCCAAGGGCGAGAACGGCCTGTTCGGCTTCGGTGCCGAGGCCGACTTCAAGAACTCGACGATGAACATGGCCTACGCCATGCAGGGCGGCCTCGGCCTGCCCGACCGCAGCTACTACGTCGACGCCGACAAGCAGGACAAGCTCAAGGCCTACCAGGCGCACGTGGCCAAGGTGCTGGAACTGGCCGGCGTGCCGGCCGCCGACGCGGCCAAGCAGGCGCAGGACGTGGTGGCGCTGGAAACCCGCCTGGCCAAGGTGTCCAAGTCCAGCGAGCAGCTCTCGCGCGACGCCGAACTGGCCTACAACCCGGTCACCCCGGCCGATGCCGACAAGCTGACCCCGAACTTCCCCTGGACCAAGTTCTTCGAGTCGCAGGGCGTGGCCGTGCCGGAGAAGTTCTCGCTGGCGATCCCGGCCTTCCACCAGGAAGTGAGCAAGGCGCTGGGCGACACCGACCCGTCGGTGTGGCGCGCCTACCTGCGCTTCCACACTGTGGACAGCGCCTCGCCGTACCTGAGCGATGCCTTCGCGCAGGAAAACTTCGCCTTCTACGGCAAGGAACTCAACGGCCAGGCGGAGATGAAGCCGCGCTGGAAGCGCGTGCTCGGCAGCATCGAGAACGGCGCCGGCGAGGCGATGGGCCAGATGTACGTCAAGGTCGCCTTCTCGGCCGACGACAAGGCCAAGATGCAGCAACTGGTGCAGAACCTGAGCCAGGCGCTGAAGGCGCGCCTGGAGAAGCTGACCTGGATGAGCGACGAGACCAAGGCCAAGGCCCTGGAGAAGTGGAAGACCTTCACCCCGAAGATCGGCTACCCGGACAAGTGGCGCGACTACGCCAGCCTGAGCACCCAGCGCGACAGCTACCTGGACAACGTGCGCGCCGCCACCGCGTTCAACTACAAGTACAACCTGGGCAAGATCGGCAAGCCGGTGGACAAGACCGAGTGGGGCATGACCCCGCAGACGGTCAACGCCTACTACAACCCGCTGCAGAACGAGATCGTGTTCCCGGCGGCGATCCTGCAGCCGCCGTTCTTCGACCCCAAGGCCGACGACGCGTTCAACTACGGCGGCATCGGCGCAGTGATCGGCCACGAGATGACCCACGGCTACGACGACCAGGGCGCGCGCTTCGGGCCGACCGGCAACTTCGAGAACTGGTGGACCCCGGCCGACGCCAAGAAGTTCTCCGCGCTCACCGGCAAGCTGGTGCAGCAGTTCGACGGGTACGAGGTCGACGGCAAGCACGTCAACGGCAAGCTGACCCTGGGCGAGAACATCGCCGACCTGGGCGGCATCACCACCGCCTACGACGCCATGAAGAAGGCCACCGAGGGCAAGGACGACCCGAAGGTCGGCGGCATGACCCGCGACCAGAACTTCTTCATCAACTGGGCCACCGTGTGGCGCACCAAGTACACCCCGCAGAACGCGATGGTGCGCCTGACCACCGACCCGCACGCCCCGGCGCAGTTCCGCGCGATCGGCGCGCCGTCGAACCTGGAGGCCTTCGCCACCGCGTTCCAGTGCAAGCCGGGCACGCCGATGGTGCGCAGCGGCGACAAGCGCGTGGTGATCTGGTAA
- a CDS encoding S9 family peptidase, which translates to MKRRVAFCALGLCLLGGIAAAAPSPIADFVKRPTYSAVKISPDGQYLALTVDRGEQDVLTVLGTRDLKPIKVNVLPDGKSVGAFYWTSRKRLLFTAVKKVGSFERPMGTGEWFAVDADGGQPRTLIEYGTQGVTQRGKSVGRESFALLDTLRDDEQNVVMQVRYPRSSEGAGTEVVMIDTLSGRRKPLGRAPKANCSIALDAAKQPAFATCQSDKDEDTGYDSHSEVYALKNGTWELINASKADGARLDIAWSTANGRVYATRDDGKAPGAFGYLDPQSGRFVSLFQDPTSEVARAINATDGSDTALAVVTEAGAPQVKLIDEAHPDAALYASLAAAFPGQYVDFASATRNGDTIVVSVRSDQNPGELYLYERATGKARFLMKSRPWIDAAKMATIMPIQFTARDGLRIHGYLTVPAGAQARQLPLIVNVHGGPMGPRDTWGFHSEAQLFASRGYATLQLNYRGSGGFGKAFMDRAYGQWDGGILNDIVDGTQYAIQQGLVDKSRICIYGGSFGGYAAMMAPVRAPGLFRCAFGYVGMYDAKLQLRLSDTSKSESGRRYLLRAFGSSSAEQERMSPINHVQALTLPIYLAAGARDDRCPPEHTEALAKALQDGGHPPEGVIVQSGEGHGFYKEDNNLNLYTRMLAFFDAHLSGSAAPSDASAQAGAP; encoded by the coding sequence GTGAAACGACGCGTTGCTTTCTGTGCGTTGGGCCTGTGCCTGCTCGGCGGTATCGCCGCAGCCGCTCCTTCGCCCATTGCGGATTTCGTCAAGCGCCCCACCTACAGCGCGGTGAAGATTTCGCCTGACGGCCAATACCTGGCGCTGACCGTCGACCGCGGCGAGCAGGACGTGCTGACCGTGCTCGGCACGCGCGACCTCAAGCCGATCAAGGTCAACGTGCTGCCGGACGGCAAGAGCGTGGGCGCGTTCTACTGGACCAGCCGCAAGCGGCTGCTGTTCACCGCGGTCAAGAAGGTCGGTTCGTTCGAGCGGCCGATGGGCACCGGCGAGTGGTTCGCCGTCGACGCCGACGGCGGCCAGCCGCGCACCCTGATCGAATACGGCACGCAGGGCGTCACCCAGCGCGGCAAGAGCGTGGGCCGCGAATCCTTCGCCCTGCTCGACACGCTGCGCGACGACGAGCAGAACGTGGTCATGCAGGTGCGCTACCCGCGCTCCTCGGAAGGCGCCGGTACCGAAGTGGTGATGATCGACACGCTCAGCGGGCGGCGCAAACCATTGGGCCGCGCGCCGAAGGCGAACTGCTCCATCGCCCTGGACGCCGCCAAGCAGCCGGCCTTCGCCACCTGCCAGAGCGACAAGGATGAGGACACCGGCTACGACAGCCACAGCGAGGTGTACGCGCTGAAGAACGGCACGTGGGAACTGATCAATGCCAGCAAGGCCGACGGCGCGCGCCTGGACATCGCCTGGTCCACCGCCAACGGCCGCGTCTACGCCACCCGCGACGACGGCAAGGCGCCCGGTGCGTTCGGCTATCTGGATCCGCAGAGCGGGCGTTTCGTTTCGCTGTTCCAGGATCCCACCAGCGAGGTCGCGCGCGCCATCAACGCCACCGACGGCTCGGACACCGCGCTGGCGGTGGTCACCGAGGCCGGCGCGCCGCAGGTCAAGCTGATCGACGAGGCGCATCCGGATGCGGCGCTGTACGCCAGCCTGGCCGCGGCCTTTCCCGGCCAGTACGTCGACTTCGCCAGCGCCACCCGCAACGGCGACACGATCGTGGTTAGCGTGCGCAGCGACCAGAATCCGGGCGAGCTGTACCTGTACGAACGTGCCACCGGCAAGGCCCGCTTCCTGATGAAGAGCCGGCCGTGGATCGACGCGGCGAAGATGGCCACGATCATGCCGATCCAGTTCACCGCCCGCGACGGGCTGCGCATCCACGGCTACCTCACCGTGCCGGCCGGCGCGCAGGCCAGGCAACTGCCGCTGATCGTCAACGTGCACGGCGGGCCGATGGGGCCGCGCGACACCTGGGGCTTCCATTCCGAGGCGCAACTGTTCGCCAGCCGCGGCTACGCCACCCTGCAACTCAACTATCGCGGCTCCGGCGGCTTCGGCAAGGCGTTCATGGACCGCGCCTACGGGCAGTGGGACGGCGGCATCCTCAACGACATCGTCGACGGCACCCAGTACGCCATCCAGCAGGGCCTGGTCGACAAATCGCGCATCTGCATCTACGGCGGCAGCTTCGGCGGCTACGCGGCGATGATGGCGCCGGTGCGCGCGCCGGGCCTGTTCCGCTGCGCGTTCGGCTACGTCGGCATGTACGACGCCAAGCTCCAGTTGCGGCTCAGCGACACCAGCAAGAGCGAGAGCGGCAGGCGCTACCTGCTGCGCGCGTTCGGCAGCAGCAGCGCCGAGCAGGAGCGGATGTCGCCGATCAACCACGTGCAGGCGCTGACGCTGCCGATCTACCTCGCCGCCGGCGCCCGCGACGATCGCTGCCCGCCGGAACACACCGAGGCACTGGCCAAGGCATTGCAGGACGGCGGGCATCCGCCCGAAGGCGTGATCGTGCAATCCGGCGAAGGCCACGGCTTCTACAAGGAAGACAACAACCTCAACCTCTACACCAGGATGCTGGCGTTCTTCGACGCGCATCTGAGCGGTTCCGCGGCACCATCCGACGCATCCGCACAGGCCGGCGCGCCCTGA
- a CDS encoding M13 family metallopeptidase: MPNARPLALAVALGLIALASAADAAPKKKRAAAPKAPPISAACSDFYDDANADWLKQNPVPQTGAVTALGQLAERAQQQQRDLLDASMQSPQNAVQKALGDFWASGLDEAAVEKDGSNPIAPLLGRIDAIKKAKDVPASIAALHQIGIPVAFNFGADVDLKALDRHIGYFMQGGMGLPDPAFYTRTDADTMALMGRYRTYVKQILTLTGTPADRLEADAQSVLQIETALARSAKSLAGINNPFNNYAPISTKELNKQYRNLQLDAFLKAQGVNDDLVSMADPDMFKQLDGMIVSIKPEQWKAYLRWRVGDAMAPYLSKSFRDASFEFRGRVLQGQVAPPPRWAQVLDAINVAAGPMLGREYVARYLSADTRRQAETIAGQIRDAQIAAVKRSTWLSEPARTEAQAKLAALKIEIGAPRRDLDYTLQPMGRGSFGGNMLIASTWRHREEMKRIGKGNADRRWDVLPQQPALTYDLAQNRLIVTAAVLQPPVYAAGSDGAALYGAYGAMVAHELIGAIDSKGSLVDAQGQLRNWWTPEDKSAWNALAARTAAQYGAYDFPGVKGAKVNGPLTQDEDLTDIGSVELAWQAYSAAQPAASEAGKQAFYKAWAGLWAQQLSPTDAVQRVTADVHAPGRWRTNGALANLPAFAATFTCKPGQPMVRSEAEQIHLWP; encoded by the coding sequence ATGCCCAATGCCCGTCCGCTTGCCCTCGCCGTCGCCCTCGGCCTGATCGCCCTCGCCTCCGCCGCCGATGCCGCGCCCAAGAAGAAGCGCGCCGCCGCGCCCAAGGCCCCGCCGATCAGCGCCGCCTGCAGCGACTTCTACGACGATGCCAACGCCGACTGGCTGAAGCAGAACCCGGTGCCGCAGACCGGCGCGGTCACCGCGCTGGGCCAGCTCGCCGAGCGTGCGCAGCAACAGCAGCGCGACCTGCTCGACGCCTCCATGCAGTCGCCGCAGAACGCGGTGCAGAAGGCGCTGGGCGACTTCTGGGCCAGCGGCCTGGACGAGGCCGCGGTGGAGAAGGACGGCTCCAACCCGATCGCGCCGCTGCTCGGCCGCATCGATGCGATCAAGAAGGCCAAGGACGTACCGGCCTCGATCGCCGCGCTGCACCAGATCGGCATCCCGGTCGCGTTCAACTTCGGCGCCGACGTCGACCTGAAGGCGCTGGACCGCCACATCGGCTACTTCATGCAGGGCGGCATGGGCCTGCCCGACCCGGCCTTCTACACCCGCACCGACGCCGACACCATGGCGCTGATGGGCCGCTACCGTACCTACGTCAAGCAGATCCTGACCCTGACCGGCACCCCGGCCGACCGGCTCGAGGCCGACGCCCAGTCGGTGCTGCAGATCGAGACCGCGCTGGCGCGCAGCGCCAAGTCGCTGGCCGGCATCAACAACCCGTTCAACAACTACGCGCCGATCTCGACCAAGGAGTTGAACAAGCAGTACCGCAACCTGCAGCTCGACGCCTTCCTCAAGGCGCAGGGCGTCAACGACGACCTGGTGTCGATGGCCGACCCGGACATGTTCAAGCAGCTCGACGGCATGATCGTCAGCATCAAGCCCGAGCAGTGGAAGGCCTACCTGCGCTGGCGCGTGGGCGATGCGATGGCGCCGTACCTGTCCAAGAGCTTCCGCGACGCCAGCTTCGAGTTCCGCGGCCGCGTGCTGCAGGGCCAGGTCGCGCCGCCGCCGCGCTGGGCGCAGGTGCTGGACGCGATCAACGTCGCCGCCGGCCCGATGCTGGGCCGCGAGTACGTGGCGCGCTACCTGTCGGCCGACACCCGCCGCCAGGCCGAGACCATCGCCGGCCAGATCCGGGACGCGCAGATCGCCGCGGTCAAGCGCAGCACCTGGCTGAGCGAGCCGGCGCGCACCGAGGCACAGGCCAAGCTGGCCGCGCTGAAGATCGAGATCGGTGCACCGCGCCGCGACCTCGACTACACCCTGCAGCCGATGGGCCGCGGCAGCTTCGGCGGCAACATGCTGATCGCCTCCACCTGGCGCCACCGCGAGGAGATGAAGCGCATCGGCAAGGGCAACGCCGACCGCCGCTGGGACGTGCTGCCGCAGCAGCCGGCGCTGACCTACGACCTCGCGCAGAACCGTCTGATCGTCACCGCCGCGGTGCTGCAGCCGCCCGTGTATGCGGCCGGCAGCGACGGCGCGGCGCTGTACGGCGCCTACGGCGCGATGGTCGCGCACGAACTGATCGGCGCCATCGACAGCAAGGGCAGCCTGGTCGACGCGCAGGGCCAGTTGCGCAACTGGTGGACGCCGGAAGACAAGAGCGCCTGGAACGCGCTGGCCGCCCGTACCGCCGCCCAGTACGGCGCCTACGACTTCCCCGGCGTGAAGGGCGCCAAGGTCAACGGCCCGCTGACCCAGGACGAGGACCTGACCGACATCGGCAGCGTCGAACTGGCCTGGCAGGCCTACAGCGCGGCGCAGCCGGCGGCCAGCGAGGCCGGCAAGCAGGCGTTCTACAAGGCCTGGGCCGGCCTGTGGGCGCAGCAGCTGTCGCCGACCGACGCCGTGCAGCGGGTCACCGCCGACGTGCACGCACCGGGCCGCTGGCGCACCAACGGCGCGCTGGCCAACCTGCCCGCCTTCGCCGCGACCTTCACCTGCAAGCCGGGCCAGCCGATGGTGCGCAGCGAGGCCGAACAGATCCACCTGTGGCCGTGA
- a CDS encoding NAD(P)/FAD-dependent oxidoreductase, with protein sequence MTREPPCDALIVGAGHNGLVCAAYLARAGWKVTVLERRGVVGGAAVTEEFHPGFRNSVASYTVSLLQPKVIADLDLAGHGLRIVPRRRNNFLPLPDGRYLLTGAGHTQAELAKFSARDAARLPAYEARLEGIADVLRALALQPPPNVTDGGWLQALPELLRAGRLGRRLHALDAELRQDLLDLFTISAAEYLQRWFESDAAQALFGFDGIVGNYASPYTPGSAYVLLHHVFGESNGVKGAWGHALGGMGAITQAMARAATAAGARIRTDAGVREILVEGGRAVGVVTEQGERVLARHVVANVNPKLLYERLLDPAHVPAATRERMAHWRCGSGTFRMNVALSQLPSFSALPGPGDHLTAGIVLAPSLDYMDRAYLDARRHGWSREPIVELLVPSTLDDSLAPPGQHVASLFCQHVAPQLPDGRSWDTHRDEVADLMIATVERYAPGFAASVLGRQVLSPLDLERTFGLIGGDIFHGALSLNQLFSARPMLGQAAYRGAIPGLFLCGSGTHPGGGVTGAPGHNAAMALLRG encoded by the coding sequence ATGACCCGCGAACCGCCATGCGATGCCCTGATCGTGGGGGCAGGCCACAACGGCCTGGTCTGCGCCGCCTACCTGGCGCGGGCCGGCTGGAAGGTGACCGTGCTGGAGCGGCGCGGTGTGGTCGGCGGCGCCGCGGTCACCGAGGAGTTCCACCCCGGCTTCCGCAACTCGGTGGCGTCCTACACGGTGTCGTTGCTGCAGCCCAAGGTGATCGCCGATCTCGACCTGGCCGGGCACGGCCTGCGCATCGTGCCGCGCCGGCGCAACAACTTCCTGCCGCTGCCGGACGGGCGTTATCTATTGACCGGCGCCGGCCACACCCAGGCCGAACTGGCCAAGTTCTCCGCGCGCGATGCCGCGCGCCTGCCGGCCTACGAGGCGCGGCTGGAGGGCATCGCCGACGTGCTGCGCGCGCTGGCGCTGCAGCCGCCGCCCAACGTCACCGACGGCGGCTGGCTGCAGGCGCTGCCCGAACTGCTGCGCGCCGGCCGCCTCGGCCGCCGCCTGCATGCGCTGGATGCGGAGCTGCGCCAGGACCTGCTGGACCTGTTCACCATCTCCGCCGCCGAGTATCTGCAGCGCTGGTTCGAGAGCGATGCGGCGCAGGCGCTGTTCGGCTTCGACGGCATCGTCGGCAACTACGCCAGCCCGTACACGCCGGGATCGGCCTACGTGCTGCTGCACCACGTGTTCGGCGAGAGCAATGGGGTGAAGGGCGCCTGGGGCCATGCGCTGGGCGGCATGGGCGCGATCACCCAGGCCATGGCCCGCGCCGCGACCGCGGCCGGCGCACGCATCCGCACCGATGCCGGCGTGCGCGAGATCCTGGTCGAGGGCGGGCGCGCGGTCGGCGTGGTCACCGAGCAGGGCGAGCGGGTGCTGGCGCGGCACGTGGTCGCCAACGTCAACCCCAAGCTGCTGTACGAACGCCTGCTCGATCCGGCGCACGTGCCGGCCGCCACCCGTGAGCGGATGGCGCACTGGCGCTGCGGTTCGGGCACGTTCCGCATGAACGTGGCGCTGTCGCAGTTGCCCAGCTTCAGTGCGCTGCCGGGACCGGGCGACCACCTCACCGCCGGCATCGTGCTGGCGCCGAGCCTGGACTACATGGACCGCGCGTACCTCGACGCGCGCCGGCACGGCTGGTCGCGCGAACCGATCGTCGAACTGCTGGTTCCCAGCACGCTGGACGACAGCCTGGCACCGCCTGGCCAGCACGTGGCCAGCCTGTTCTGCCAGCACGTGGCGCCGCAGTTGCCGGACGGGCGCAGTTGGGACACGCACCGCGACGAGGTCGCCGACCTGATGATCGCCACCGTCGAACGCTACGCGCCGGGCTTCGCCGCCTCGGTGCTGGGCCGGCAGGTGCTGAGTCCGCTGGACCTGGAACGTACCTTCGGGCTGATCGGCGGCGACATCTTCCATGGCGCGCTGAGCCTCAACCAGTTGTTCAGTGCGCGCCCGATGCTCGGCCAGGCGGCGTACCGCGGCGCGATTCCCGGCTTGTTCCTGTGCGGCTCCGGCACCCATCCCGGCGGCGGCGTGACCGGCGCGCCCGGCCACAACGCAGCGATGGCGCTGTTGCGCGGCTGA
- a CDS encoding MGMT family protein has protein sequence MSARRLPAADASAPVATMTAAEAHARILVTIRAIPQGQVRGYGEVAMLAGLPGRARLVARLLGGNADATLPWHRVLRSDGRIAFPEGSPGYREQCRRLRAEGVVVQSGRVKRAPAPVRDLDAEVWGPR, from the coding sequence ATGAGTGCACGGCGGTTGCCCGCAGCGGATGCCTCGGCGCCGGTCGCGACGATGACGGCGGCCGAGGCGCATGCGCGGATCCTGGTAACGATCCGGGCGATTCCACAGGGGCAAGTGCGCGGCTATGGCGAAGTGGCGATGCTGGCCGGCTTGCCGGGACGCGCGCGCCTGGTCGCACGCCTGCTCGGCGGCAACGCCGACGCCACGCTGCCCTGGCACCGGGTGCTGCGCAGCGACGGCCGCATCGCCTTTCCGGAAGGCTCGCCTGGCTACCGCGAACAATGCCGACGCCTGCGCGCCGAAGGCGTGGTGGTGCAGAGTGGACGGGTGAAGCGTGCGCCGGCGCCGGTGCGCGATCTCGATGCCGAGGTGTGGGGGCCGCGGTAG